The following are encoded in a window of Sulfurimonas sp. C5 genomic DNA:
- a CDS encoding ATP-dependent helicase, protein MDSIKLSERQKKIVEYDDKPIYVKASAGSGKTRVLTERIRFQLSKTKKKILALTFTNKAGEEIKERLEEQKVDIKNRLFVGTFHSFCQYVLENHGSSIGVSQMPHIFESDKDRIELISQAIEQVPTYYESYKNKSLKDKNDFRYRALNFISKVKRELITDSEFHNHTEDSNIILLYQTYQEILRSQNAIDFDDLLLLTYQLFIEFPHISALYRRSFYSICVDEAQDLNNAQYNLLLALCGGDFKNIMMVGDPKQSIYHFNGSSSDYMNKEFPKDFNADVFELNENYRSSKKVIEAASKIISIENKDIIAKTVYDGEFKIQSCDDEFREAQCIIDKIKELINKKEDKNIEGLITLEKIVVLARNKYVFNNLEKLLNKESIPYHYKMSGGSIKFESALMSIFDLKLKIKLNPLDILHKKQLEDSSKKNTFLLGDIDTLVENLKDDGSNLKSSLSNFRNTLNDMAFDNDNDKTMVMNDIDELLNHWSKYAKNTDKKSLLQFKNSMALGKTSTVNEDKGITLSTVHTMKGQEFDIVFIIGMDDGTFPDYRAIQNGGIEMEQEKNNLYVAFTRAKRFLYVTYPLQRTMPWGAVKHKTPSRFLKF, encoded by the coding sequence ATGGATAGTATCAAATTGTCAGAAAGGCAAAAAAAGATAGTTGAATATGATGATAAGCCAATCTATGTAAAAGCAAGTGCTGGTAGTGGTAAGACTAGAGTTTTAACAGAAAGAATAAGATTTCAATTATCAAAAACAAAAAAGAAAATACTTGCCCTAACTTTTACCAATAAAGCTGGTGAAGAGATAAAAGAAAGACTTGAAGAACAAAAAGTTGATATAAAAAACAGGCTCTTTGTTGGAACATTTCATAGTTTTTGTCAATATGTACTTGAAAACCATGGTAGTTCTATAGGAGTATCTCAAATGCCGCATATTTTTGAAAGTGACAAAGATAGAATAGAACTAATATCTCAAGCAATTGAACAAGTTCCAACATACTATGAATCTTATAAAAATAAAAGTCTTAAAGATAAAAATGATTTTCGATACAGGGCATTGAATTTTATATCAAAAGTAAAAAGAGAACTTATTACAGACTCTGAGTTCCATAATCATACTGAAGATAGTAATATTATACTACTATACCAAACTTACCAAGAAATACTAAGATCTCAGAATGCAATTGACTTTGATGATTTATTATTATTGACATATCAGCTGTTTATTGAGTTTCCACATATTTCTGCTTTATATAGAAGAAGTTTTTATTCTATTTGCGTAGATGAAGCACAAGATCTTAATAATGCACAATATAATTTACTGTTGGCCTTATGTGGTGGTGATTTTAAAAATATAATGATGGTTGGTGACCCAAAACAATCTATTTACCATTTTAATGGGTCTTCATCAGACTATATGAATAAAGAATTTCCAAAAGATTTTAATGCAGACGTATTTGAACTCAATGAAAACTATAGGTCTTCAAAAAAAGTTATAGAAGCAGCTTCAAAAATAATTTCTATTGAAAATAAAGATATTATCGCAAAAACAGTTTATGATGGAGAATTTAAAATACAATCATGTGATGATGAATTTAGAGAGGCTCAGTGTATTATTGATAAGATTAAAGAACTTATAAACAAAAAAGAAGATAAAAATATAGAAGGATTAATCACACTTGAAAAAATAGTTGTTTTAGCTAGGAATAAGTATGTATTTAATAATCTTGAAAAACTCTTAAACAAAGAATCAATTCCTTATCATTATAAAATGTCAGGAGGTTCAATAAAATTTGAATCAGCATTAATGAGTATATTTGATTTAAAGTTAAAAATCAAACTAAATCCATTAGATATATTACATAAAAAACAGCTGGAAGATTCAAGTAAAAAAAACACTTTTTTACTTGGTGACATTGATACTTTAGTAGAAAATTTAAAAGACGATGGAAGTAATTTAAAAAGTTCACTTAGCAACTTTAGAAATACACTTAATGATATGGCATTTGATAATGATAATGATAAAACCATGGTTATGAATGACATTGACGAACTTTTAAATCATTGGAGTAAATATGCAAAAAATACTGATAAAAAATCATTATTGCAATTTAAAAACTCTATGGCTCTTGGAAAGACTAGTACAGTTAATGAGGATAAAGGCATTACACTAAGTACTGTACACACAATGAAAGGGCAGGAGTTTGATATAGTTTTTATTATTGGTATGGATGACGGAACTTTTCCTGATTATAGAGCCATTCAAAATGGTGGTATTGAAATGGAACAAGAAAAAAATAATTTATATGTTGCATTTACTAGGGCAAAAAGATTTTTGTATGTAACGTATCCACTACAACGAACTATGCCATGGGGTGCCGTTAAGCATAAAACACCATCTAGGTTTTTAAAGTTTTAA
- a CDS encoding metallophosphoesterase has protein sequence MKVDILSDVHFDSYFPIKRKYEKEEVKKFFDPFFLQNNRKVGEVLILAGDIGHWNDQNIAILKIIKDEYYKYIVCVLGNHDYYLNRIQQDDYDENSYERVKEMRKLINAEDGMYCLDGNVIEINGVHFGGCDSSYSNAYIKKYFPKADHPKSNNEMWKRTMQDSSMMFGINQYNQLYKEEIQKIERIYQDCDVMITHVNPSYLKEHISPKFQNNITSTFFCFDGHRFLEGGTMKYWIFGHTHDNIEYEYQGVQCICNPLGYPSELVPPAFERVKSVEV, from the coding sequence ATGAAAGTAGATATATTAAGTGACGTACACTTTGACAGTTATTTTCCTATTAAAAGAAAGTATGAAAAAGAAGAAGTCAAAAAATTCTTTGATCCTTTTTTCTTACAAAATAATCGAAAAGTAGGGGAGGTACTTATTCTTGCCGGTGACATTGGACATTGGAATGATCAAAATATTGCAATACTTAAAATCATCAAAGATGAATATTATAAATATATTGTCTGTGTTTTAGGAAACCATGACTACTATTTAAATCGTATTCAGCAAGATGATTATGACGAAAACAGTTATGAACGTGTCAAAGAGATGAGAAAACTCATCAATGCTGAAGATGGAATGTATTGTCTTGATGGGAATGTTATTGAGATAAATGGTGTTCATTTTGGAGGATGCGATAGTTCATATTCAAATGCATATATTAAAAAATATTTTCCAAAAGCAGATCATCCAAAATCAAATAATGAGATGTGGAAACGTACAATGCAAGATTCAAGTATGATGTTCGGTATTAATCAATACAACCAATTGTATAAAGAGGAAATCCAGAAAATCGAAAGAATATATCAAGATTGTGACGTGATGATTACTCATGTTAATCCATCATACCTGAAAGAGCATATCTCACCTAAATTCCAGAACAATATCACCAGTACATTTTTTTGTTTCGATGGTCACAGATTTTTAGAAGGTGGCACTATGAAATATTGGATATTTGGCCATACTCATGATAATATTGAATATGAATACCAAGGAGTTCAGTGTATTTGTAATCCACTGGGATATCCATCTGAGTTAGTTCCACCAGCGTTTGAGAGAGTAAAGAGTGTTGAAGTTTAA
- a CDS encoding site-specific integrase: MALKPASKKYQGVWINELKNGDVSYYINYRDIDGISKRVLVGKKTRFHDFTIKDAYQKLIETKFKIQTDEVPQIKGTRVAKIKFDNLWIKYLEYAKSNKKTWRDDEIRYRKHIQPRVGNKIVKSLKPLDFEKMKAELSAKGLSASSVKHCLAIARQVFNFAIKNDLIQNVPNPIANGRVKMPELDNARLAYLTVEQAKEILEILKLLSKNTYHLASFLLFTGARFSEVATLRWQDIDFNTNTIYFKKNKKGNSRHIAISPQLMDILEKEMRKGEPTELLFTRKNGTPYRSMPKYFISAVNAVIPNNDKKEAKYKITTHSLRHTHASWLASTGLDILQIKEQLGHKTIEMTMRYSHLIPNKRHEATQSLSI; encoded by the coding sequence ATGGCATTAAAACCAGCATCTAAAAAATATCAGGGCGTTTGGATTAATGAATTAAAAAATGGTGATGTGTCTTATTATATTAACTACAGGGATATAGATGGAATATCTAAGAGAGTTCTTGTTGGAAAAAAAACAAGATTTCATGACTTTACAATTAAAGATGCCTATCAAAAACTTATAGAGACTAAATTTAAGATACAAACAGATGAAGTCCCTCAAATCAAAGGTACCCGTGTTGCAAAAATTAAGTTTGATAATTTATGGATAAAGTATTTGGAGTATGCAAAAAGCAATAAAAAAACATGGCGTGATGATGAGATAAGATATAGAAAACATATACAACCAAGAGTTGGAAACAAAATTGTTAAATCTTTAAAACCTTTAGATTTTGAAAAGATGAAAGCAGAACTGAGTGCTAAAGGATTAAGTGCAAGTAGTGTGAAACATTGCTTGGCGATAGCTCGTCAGGTATTTAACTTTGCAATAAAAAACGATTTGATACAAAATGTTCCAAACCCTATAGCAAATGGTCGTGTAAAAATGCCAGAGCTTGATAATGCAAGACTCGCATATTTGACAGTAGAACAAGCTAAAGAGATCTTAGAAATTTTAAAACTACTGAGTAAAAACACATATCATTTAGCAAGTTTTTTACTATTCACAGGAGCAAGATTTTCAGAAGTTGCAACTCTTAGATGGCAGGATATAGACTTCAATACTAATACTATATATTTTAAAAAGAATAAAAAAGGTAATTCAAGACATATCGCAATCTCTCCACAATTGATGGATATATTAGAAAAAGAGATGCGTAAAGGTGAACCTACTGAGTTACTTTTTACAAGGAAGAATGGAACTCCTTATCGTTCTATGCCAAAATATTTTATATCAGCTGTAAATGCAGTTATTCCTAATAATGATAAAAAAGAAGCAAAATATAAAATAACTACGCATAGCTTACGCCATACCCATGCTAGTTGGCTGGCAAGTACAGGACTAGATATATTACAAATTAAAGAGCAACTTGGGCATAAAACGATTGAAATGACGATGCGCTATTCGCATCTGATTCCAAATAAAAGACATGAAGCAACTCAAAGTTTGAGTATATAA
- a CDS encoding isoprenylcysteine carboxylmethyltransferase family protein — translation MVLIVTAGIVSRLLAEQKHPGILAERSKYFKPQDVKPWDKVLGTLMALSISFPLVIVAGLEHRFAWSPLFPVWMNIFGFVLIAFGYSFASWALIENRFFFSLVRILKDGEHKVCNSGPYKIVRHPGYAGNLLALPGMVLALNSIWTLIPMFLAIIITVIRTELEDKTLQEELQGYKEYTQQVRYKLFPGIY, via the coding sequence TTGGTTCTTATAGTTACAGCGGGAATAGTAAGTCGTTTATTGGCAGAACAAAAACATCCCGGCATTTTGGCTGAACGCTCCAAATACTTCAAGCCTCAGGATGTAAAGCCTTGGGATAAAGTGCTTGGTACGTTAATGGCGTTGAGCATCTCTTTTCCGCTTGTTATCGTGGCAGGTCTTGAACACCGTTTTGCATGGTCTCCCCTTTTCCCAGTTTGGATGAATATATTCGGCTTTGTTTTGATCGCATTTGGGTATAGCTTTGCTTCATGGGCCTTGATTGAAAATCGTTTCTTTTTCAGTTTAGTACGTATCTTAAAAGATGGGGAACATAAAGTGTGCAATAGCGGTCCCTATAAAATAGTACGCCACCCTGGCTATGCAGGAAATCTTTTGGCACTTCCAGGTATGGTTCTGGCATTAAATTCAATATGGACATTAATTCCAATGTTCCTAGCCATCATAATTACGGTAATAAGAACAGAATTGGAAGACAAAACACTTCAAGAAGAACTGCAAGGGTATAAAGAATATACACAGCAGGTAAGATATAAACTGTTTCCCGGTATCTATTAA
- a CDS encoding fructosamine kinase family protein — MFVKHNQSAKEEADGLRLLQKALQDNPYIFIPDFNLVNENELHVQYINEVEPTKEHFTALGKGLALLHQKSYEYFGYDKDNYIGLNPQKNILSKEWGSFFVEYRLAYQISLIQNADVQKSFSALLQNNKAKLQDFLNEYTEHSSLVHGDLWSGNVLYDKEKVWLIDPAVYFGDREVDLAMSEMFGGFSSIFYESYEKAYPKSKAYETKKVIYNLYHHLNHYNLFGSGYLRECENGFELIAKL, encoded by the coding sequence ATGTTTGTTAAACATAACCAGTCGGCAAAAGAAGAAGCAGACGGGTTAAGACTCCTGCAAAAAGCACTGCAAGATAACCCATATATCTTTATACCTGATTTTAACTTGGTGAATGAAAACGAACTACATGTGCAGTACATAAATGAAGTAGAACCAACTAAAGAGCATTTTACAGCTCTTGGCAAGGGTCTTGCATTACTGCATCAAAAGAGTTATGAGTATTTTGGTTACGATAAAGATAACTATATAGGACTTAATCCTCAAAAAAATATACTTTCAAAAGAGTGGGGGAGTTTTTTTGTGGAGTATAGGCTTGCGTATCAAATTTCGCTTATTCAAAATGCAGATGTTCAAAAAAGCTTTTCGGCACTGCTGCAGAACAATAAAGCTAAACTGCAAGATTTTCTAAATGAATATACAGAGCATTCAAGCCTTGTTCACGGAGATCTATGGAGCGGAAATGTATTGTACGATAAAGAGAAAGTGTGGCTGATCGATCCCGCTGTCTATTTCGGTGACAGGGAAGTGGATCTCGCTATGAGTGAGATGTTTGGAGGTTTTTCTTCTATTTTTTACGAGAGTTATGAGAAAGCATACCCAAAAAGTAAAGCTTACGAAACAAAAAAAGTTATCTATAATTTATATCACCATCTCAATCACTATAATCTTTTTGGTTCCGGATATTTACGAGAGTGCGAAAATGGTTTTGAGTTGATTGCTAAGCTCTAA